One stretch of Sphingobacteriaceae bacterium DNA includes these proteins:
- a CDS encoding CPBP family intramembrane glutamic endopeptidase — protein sequence MIQFGFGRWPAAGREAWAVKHVALYIALPFLFLIATRTHRSIQWRWSPEARRWTIICCALALPVYAAALWLPGMQDYYPMWPIQPGAGGVAQYILAMLAVVGGTEFFYRGVMLLPLRGWGPAAVLLHLAPYVWIHVGKPMEEVLGSVAGGLFWGFAAYRSRTIYPGLISHTLGWAMLELVLALGRGQ from the coding sequence TTGATCCAATTTGGCTTCGGCCGTTGGCCGGCCGCTGGCCGTGAGGCTTGGGCCGTCAAGCATGTCGCCTTATACATCGCCCTGCCCTTCCTCTTTCTTATTGCCACCCGAACCCATCGTTCCATCCAATGGCGTTGGAGCCCCGAGGCCCGGCGCTGGACCATCATCTGCTGCGCCCTGGCGCTGCCGGTTTATGCAGCCGCCCTCTGGTTGCCGGGAATGCAGGATTACTATCCCATGTGGCCCATCCAGCCCGGCGCCGGCGGTGTGGCTCAGTACATTCTGGCGATGCTGGCCGTCGTGGGCGGGACGGAGTTCTTCTACCGAGGGGTTATGCTGCTGCCCCTGCGGGGATGGGGCCCCGCGGCGGTGCTCCTCCACCTGGCGCCCTACGTCTGGATCCACGTTGGCAAGCCTATGGAAGAAGTGCTGGGCTCGGTGGCAGGCGGGTTGTTCTGGGGCTTCGCCGCCTATCGCAGCCGGACCATCTACCCGGGCTTGATCAGCCACACCCTGGGCTGGGCCATGCTGGAGCTGGTGCTGGCATTGGGGAGGGGGCAGTAG
- a CDS encoding SDR family oxidoreductase: protein MNLLPGESEEDRDARMGAPVPIGRIGRPEEVAEAILWLAGPGAAFTVGHDLVVDGGSVL, encoded by the coding sequence ATGAACCTGCTGCCCGGGGAAAGCGAGGAAGATCGCGATGCGCGGATGGGTGCACCCGTCCCCATCGGCCGCATCGGTCGCCCGGAGGAGGTGGCGGAAGCCATCCTCTGGCTGGCCGGTCCCGGGGCGGCTTTCACCGTAGGCCACGACCTGGTGGTGGACGGCGGCAGCGTCTTGTAG
- a CDS encoding SDR family NAD(P)-dependent oxidoreductase → MNGDKPFRDKVVLITGGGSGIGRSTALAFARAGAAVAVAGRRPRPLEETVRLIQETGAVGLAVPADITRREDAARMVDTVVGVLGGLHIAVNNAGILGRPGLVGEVDDSNWAEVMAVNLTGTWLAMQYQIAHMMQQGGGAIINVASSVGPHMAVPGLGPYGAAKAAVVTLTKTAAKEYARHGIRINAVSPGPVARP, encoded by the coding sequence ATGAACGGCGACAAGCCCTTCCGTGACAAGGTGGTTCTGATAACGGGTGGTGGTTCGGGCATCGGGCGGAGCACCGCCTTGGCCTTCGCCCGGGCAGGCGCTGCCGTGGCCGTGGCGGGACGCCGCCCCCGGCCCCTGGAGGAAACGGTGCGACTCATCCAAGAGACAGGTGCCGTCGGCCTGGCGGTACCCGCCGACATCACCCGCCGGGAGGATGCGGCCCGCATGGTGGACACGGTGGTCGGCGTCCTAGGCGGGCTCCACATCGCCGTCAACAATGCCGGCATCTTGGGCAGGCCGGGTCTCGTGGGTGAGGTTGATGATTCCAATTGGGCCGAGGTTATGGCCGTCAACCTGACGGGCACTTGGCTGGCCATGCAGTACCAGATCGCCCATATGATGCAGCAGGGCGGCGGGGCCATCATTAACGTGGCTTCCAGCGTCGGGCCCCACATGGCTGTGCCCGGCCTGGGACCGTACGGCGCCGCCAAGGCGGCGGTGGTGACCTTGACCAAGACGGCGGCCAAGGAATATGCCCGGCACGGCATCCGCATCAATGCCGTCAGCCCCGGGCCTGTGGCCCGTCCATGA
- a CDS encoding MFS transporter, with protein sequence MPNAVQSLCPAGHGPRDPGFCYYGAGRSPAGIQRDLGLDRAQLTFLSAVYGLAFGGLLLLGGRLADRLGRRRALEVGLGLFGMGALVGMTAPGFALLLAARFLQGVGAAVASPAAMALVGSVFTDERRRTQAMALWGTLSAFGAVAGILLSGFIASWLSWRWVFVLPLIAALAGVGLAARLLPPGPAPASRPLDVPGAILVTAGTGLLSYGLMKTLTDSWTSRSVLALLAGGGILLSAFLLVESRVASPLLPPSFFKNRHRTSALLVVLLVAAGHSTASFLLSLYWQQIRGYSPLATSLAFLPFVLLIVTGPLAARLLPRMGAPAISAAGMAAAGSGLFLAGQLGSGTAYGGLLLVGLLLIPLGTGLAFAGATVAATDDVPEEQRGLTAAVVNMAMEVGPTVGLALLVSLAGSYTSRLIAAGLDLLEATAAGYGFALRAGGLVFLVVASVAGVLLRRPVPPVRQSLPYGEGNEKEVQG encoded by the coding sequence ATGCCAAATGCCGTGCAGAGCCTTTGCCCTGCTGGGCACGGTCCAAGGGATCCTGGTTTTTGCTATTACGGTGCTGGCCGTTCCCCTGCCGGCATTCAGAGGGATCTAGGCCTGGATCGGGCGCAATTGACTTTTCTCAGCGCTGTCTATGGCTTGGCCTTCGGCGGCCTGCTACTCCTGGGCGGGCGCCTGGCCGACCGGCTGGGCCGGCGCCGGGCCCTGGAGGTGGGCCTGGGGCTCTTCGGCATGGGCGCCCTGGTGGGCATGACGGCGCCCGGTTTCGCCCTCCTCCTGGCGGCCCGCTTCCTACAGGGAGTGGGAGCCGCCGTGGCGTCGCCGGCCGCCATGGCTCTGGTGGGATCGGTATTCACCGATGAGCGGCGGCGGACCCAGGCCATGGCCCTTTGGGGCACCTTGTCGGCCTTCGGGGCTGTGGCGGGCATTTTGCTGTCGGGGTTCATCGCGTCGTGGCTCTCGTGGCGGTGGGTGTTTGTCCTTCCTCTAATTGCGGCCCTGGCCGGAGTCGGCCTGGCGGCCCGACTGCTGCCCCCCGGCCCGGCGCCCGCCTCCCGGCCTTTGGACGTGCCCGGGGCCATCTTGGTTACCGCCGGCACCGGCCTGCTCAGTTACGGATTGATGAAAACGTTGACGGACTCTTGGACCTCCCGCTCTGTTTTGGCCCTGCTGGCCGGGGGTGGTATCCTGCTGTCTGCCTTCCTGCTGGTGGAAAGCCGGGTGGCGTCTCCCCTGCTGCCTCCTTCCTTCTTTAAAAATCGTCACCGTACCTCGGCCCTGCTGGTGGTCCTGCTGGTGGCAGCCGGGCATAGCACCGCGTCCTTCCTGCTATCCCTCTACTGGCAGCAGATCCGCGGGTATTCGCCCCTGGCCACGAGCTTGGCCTTCCTACCTTTTGTCCTGTTGATCGTCACCGGGCCCCTGGCGGCCCGCCTGCTGCCTCGTATGGGCGCGCCGGCCATCAGCGCCGCGGGCATGGCGGCTGCCGGCAGCGGACTGTTCCTGGCCGGTCAACTTGGGTCCGGGACGGCTTATGGAGGCCTCCTTTTGGTGGGACTGCTGCTGATCCCCCTGGGCACGGGCCTGGCCTTCGCGGGAGCCACCGTGGCGGCCACGGACGACGTGCCCGAGGAGCAACGGGGGCTTACCGCCGCCGTGGTCAACATGGCCATGGAGGTGGGTCCCACGGTAGGTTTGGCCCTGCTGGTCTCCCTGGCCGGCTCCTATACAAGCCGGTTGATCGCGGCCGGCCTGGATCTGCTGGAGGCCACCGCGGCCGGCTATGGGTTTGCCCTGCGGGCGGGGGGCTTGGTCTTCCTGGTGGTGGCTTCGGTGGCGGGTGTCCTGCTGCGGCGCCCCGTTCCGCCGGTTCGGCAATCCCTTCCTTATGGAGAAGGAAATGAAAAGGAGGTACAAGGATGA